The following proteins are encoded in a genomic region of Actinomadura sp. NAK00032:
- a CDS encoding TetR/AcrR family transcriptional regulator, with protein MAEPMGLRERKKRDTALRIWRIAIGLFIERGFDKVSVAEIADAADVSKMTVFNYYGTKEDLVFKPMEEHTGDLARAVRERPPGESAVAAVHGQFLEHLAARDASIGMSPDPLNLRVRELILATPSLLARTYAWNARGTRLLADELIAEAGPERGSADEALAHCAAMQIAGARISLYEEIHRRRSEGESVDDIYPTMVALAREVFGLVENGLGGYAVRH; from the coding sequence ATGGCCGAACCCATGGGACTGCGCGAGCGCAAGAAGCGGGACACCGCGCTGCGGATCTGGCGGATCGCCATCGGCCTGTTCATCGAGCGAGGCTTCGACAAGGTGTCGGTGGCGGAGATCGCCGACGCCGCGGACGTCTCGAAGATGACGGTCTTCAACTACTACGGCACCAAGGAAGACCTGGTCTTCAAACCCATGGAGGAGCACACCGGCGACCTGGCCCGCGCCGTTCGCGAGCGGCCGCCGGGGGAGTCCGCCGTGGCTGCCGTGCACGGGCAGTTCCTCGAGCATCTGGCGGCTCGCGACGCGTCGATCGGGATGAGCCCCGACCCGCTGAACCTGCGTGTCCGCGAACTGATCCTGGCGACACCGTCGCTGCTGGCCCGAACCTACGCCTGGAACGCCAGGGGCACGCGCCTGCTCGCGGACGAACTCATCGCCGAGGCGGGCCCGGAACGGGGAAGCGCGGACGAGGCGCTCGCGCACTGCGCGGCCATGCAGATCGCCGGAGCCCGCATCTCCCTCTACGAGGAGATCCACCGGCGCCGGAGCGAGGGCGAGAGCGTCGACGACATCTACCCGACCATGGTCGCGCTCGCGCGGGAGGTCTTCGGTCTGGTGGAGAACGGGCTGGGCGGATACGCGGTCCGTCACTAG
- a CDS encoding TrmH family RNA methyltransferase, protein MGGVLRVSRPNARFQQWEALLRNRTKRQRAGEFLVQGVRPITLAVERGWPVRALIYDAERPLSRWANGMLERAGAERVAMAPDLLRELSGKDQDVPELVAVVALPGDDLSRIAVGPSFLGAVFDRPSGPGNIGTMVRSLDAFGGAGLIVTGHAADPYDPKAVRASTGSLLAVPVVRVRSHREVLDWAARERAAGRPLTVVGTDENGPADIAEVDLTGPVLLVIGNETAGLSAGWREGCDTMARIPIGGAASSLNAAGAATVALYEAVRQRLHRP, encoded by the coding sequence GTGGGGGGTGTGCTTCGGGTCTCGCGACCCAACGCGCGGTTCCAGCAGTGGGAGGCGCTGCTGCGGAACCGGACCAAGCGGCAGCGGGCGGGGGAATTCCTCGTCCAGGGCGTCCGGCCGATCACCCTGGCGGTGGAGCGCGGCTGGCCGGTGCGGGCGCTGATCTACGACGCCGAGCGGCCGCTGTCGCGGTGGGCGAACGGCATGCTGGAGCGCGCCGGCGCCGAGCGGGTGGCCATGGCGCCCGACCTTCTGCGGGAGCTGAGCGGCAAGGACCAGGACGTCCCCGAACTGGTGGCGGTGGTGGCGCTGCCGGGCGACGACCTGTCGCGGATCGCGGTGGGGCCGTCGTTCCTGGGCGCGGTGTTCGACCGCCCGTCCGGGCCCGGCAACATCGGCACGATGGTGCGGTCGCTGGACGCGTTCGGCGGCGCCGGGCTGATCGTCACCGGGCACGCCGCCGACCCCTACGACCCCAAGGCGGTGCGCGCCTCCACCGGGTCGCTGCTGGCGGTGCCGGTGGTCCGCGTCCGCTCCCACCGCGAGGTGCTGGACTGGGCGGCGCGGGAACGGGCGGCCGGACGCCCCCTCACCGTGGTCGGCACCGACGAGAACGGCCCCGCCGACATCGCCGAGGTGGACCTGACGGGCCCGGTGCTGCTGGTGATCGGCAACGAGACCGCCGGGCTCAGCGCGGGCTGGCGCGAGGGCTGCGACACCATGGCGCGGATCCCGATCGGCGGCGCCGCCAGCTCCCTCAACGCCGCCGGCGCCGCCACGGTCGCCCTCTACGAGGCCGTCCGCCAGCGCCTCCACCGCCCCTGA